In Tachypleus tridentatus isolate NWPU-2018 chromosome 7, ASM421037v1, whole genome shotgun sequence, a genomic segment contains:
- the LOC143257743 gene encoding zinc finger MYM-type protein 1-like — MQHYLLPKKKQRVDGPTNTCGASEEDSGDRDGFRNCKKTTTLLKSHDNSAGHKFAMQAWAEFKLQKIKGARIQHALDKKLSGPANDKYTHDDIQNEQLDIITGMIRKDISKEVMEAEHFALIVDETKDVSKEEQLSIVCYDGAAVMSGHISGIQVRFRREVSQAVYVHCYAHRFNLVLVDCVHNVQAAAEFFVTIQKLYKFFSTSVVHEEFLKVQKELEPVNQYIELKRLSNTRWAYQHAACLAVKRTFPAIVTILKRLVEGDNVYRVTESKGLCILLDQ, encoded by the exons ATGCAACACTACCTGCTACCCAAGAAGAAGCAGCGAGTAGATGGTCCTACAAACACATGTGGTGCAAGTGAGGAGGACAGTGGTGATCGTGATG GCTTCCGGAACTGCAAGAAGACGACCACATTACTGAAGTCCCATGATAACTCTGCAGGACACAAGTTTGCCATGCAAGCTTGGGCAgagtttaaattgcagaaaaTAAAGGGTGCAAGGATCCAACATGCTCTCGAT AAGAAGCTGAGTGGTCCTGCCAATGACAAGTACACGCATGATGATATCCAAAACGAACAGCTTGACATCATAACTGGAATGATCAGGAAGGATATCAGCAAAGAGGTCATGGAAGCTGAGCATTTTGCTCTAATAGtggatgaaacaaaggatgtgagcaaAGAAGAACAGCTGTCCATTGTG TGCTATGACGGAGCTGCAGTCATGTCAGGGCATATCAGTGGCATACAGGTGAGGTTTAGGAGAGAGGTGTCTCAGGCTGTGTATGTCCACTGCTATGCACACAGGTTCAACCTTGTGCTAGTTGATTGTGTGCACAACGTCCAGGCTGCagcagagttctttgtgacaattcagaagctgtacaaattTTTCTCTACATCAgttgtgcatgaagaatttctgaaggtacagaaggaGCTTGAACCCGTGAACCAGTACATAGAGTTGAAGCGACTGTCAAACACAAGATGGGCCTACCAACATGCTGCTTGTCTGGCTGTGAAAAGAACCTTCCCTGCCATTGTGACAATCCTAAAGCGTCTTGTGGAGGGGGACAATGTTTACAGAGTTACTGAATCAAAGGGCCTGTGCATCCTCCTAGATCAGTAG